Proteins from a single region of Runella sp. SP2:
- a CDS encoding ABC transporter ATP-binding protein, giving the protein MYSLLELRHLSKNYPPQSVLSDIQLELQTGEILGLLGESGSGKSTLLRLAAGLIDPDEGEIWLNGEKLRLASDQLIPGHPDIKIVHQDYNLSLPISVRENIAYALRYYQKAYRDERVDELIELCHLETVADKPAKSLSGGEKQRTAIARALAEEAKVLLLDEPFAHLDFANRRRLTQTIRTLAEETGTACIFVTHDAPDALSLSDRMGILYQGKLLQMGTPQEVYQQPISEYVAELTGEINVVPRNTFEQFFGTPPRPSDTLLIRPEQLIITETEGTQGIWATVERSIFEGSRYRIQVTAEQQSFIVYAPIAFPKEKSVFLRYIFPTTY; this is encoded by the coding sequence ATGTACTCTTTGTTAGAATTACGTCATCTTTCTAAAAACTACCCACCTCAATCGGTTTTATCCGACATTCAGCTAGAACTTCAAACAGGAGAAATTCTTGGCCTTTTGGGCGAAAGTGGTTCGGGAAAAAGTACGTTATTGCGTTTGGCAGCGGGGCTGATTGACCCCGATGAAGGTGAAATTTGGCTCAATGGCGAAAAATTACGCCTTGCCAGCGACCAGCTCATTCCTGGGCATCCTGACATTAAAATTGTCCACCAAGACTATAATCTATCGTTGCCCATCAGTGTTCGGGAAAACATTGCTTACGCGCTTCGGTATTACCAAAAAGCCTATCGCGACGAGCGGGTGGACGAGCTTATCGAGCTTTGCCACTTAGAAACGGTGGCCGATAAACCTGCAAAATCACTGTCGGGCGGGGAAAAACAGCGCACCGCTATTGCCCGCGCGCTAGCCGAAGAAGCCAAAGTATTGCTCCTCGACGAACCGTTTGCACACTTGGATTTTGCCAACCGCCGTCGCCTCACCCAAACCATCCGCACACTGGCCGAAGAAACGGGGACTGCCTGCATTTTTGTCACCCACGATGCCCCCGATGCCCTCAGTTTGTCGGACCGAATGGGGATTTTATACCAAGGGAAGTTATTACAAATGGGCACGCCCCAAGAAGTATATCAACAACCCATCAGTGAGTACGTAGCGGAGTTGACGGGAGAAATCAATGTTGTGCCTCGCAATACGTTTGAGCAGTTTTTTGGAACTCCTCCCCGACCGTCTGACACCTTGCTGATTCGCCCTGAGCAACTGATCATTACCGAAACCGAAGGCACGCAAGGCATTTGGGCAACGGTAGAGCGAAGCATTTTTGAAGGCAGTCGCTACCGAATTCAGGTAACCGCTGAACAACAATCGTTTATCGTGTATGCTCCGATTGCGTTTCCCAAAGAGAAAAGCGTATTTTTGAGGTATATTTTTCCAACAACCTACTAA